The following coding sequences are from one Daphnia pulex isolate KAP4 chromosome 11, ASM2113471v1 window:
- the LOC124207435 gene encoding glycine-rich cell wall structural protein-like produces MIRNLVAVLGFFVMMMLMTVEAAPFLGILDGLLHGGHHHHHDHHHGHGGYGGGYGGYGGGYGYGGYPGYGYGGHGYGHHHHF; encoded by the exons atgATCCGCAATTTG gtCGCAGTTCTTGGTTTCTTTGTcatgatgatgttgatgacAGTTGAGGCTGCCCCATTCCTGGGTATCTTGGATGGACTTCTTCATGGTggacaccatcatcatcacgaccATCACCATGGCCATGGTGGCTACGGAGGAGGCTACGGCGGTTACGGCGGAGGCTATGGTTACGGAGGATATCCTGGTTACGGTTATGGTGGACACGGATACGGTCATCACCAtcatttctaa